One region of Zingiber officinale cultivar Zhangliang chromosome 7B, Zo_v1.1, whole genome shotgun sequence genomic DNA includes:
- the LOC122005280 gene encoding SPX domain-containing protein 1-like, protein MRKGSDDHLVLNIESGSDHSIAAKSDAKGLVKILKKYDKRTGALIRQPFIEKVPQQPFFTTDLLYKLVKECVAMLDHLFPSNNLSISAECDGQNGVPKPA, encoded by the exons ATGCGAAAGGGATCTGACGACCATCTTGTTCTAAACATCGAGTCTGGGTCTGATCATTCAATTGCAGCAAAGTCTGATGCTAAAG GTTTAGTGAAAATACTGAAGAAGTATGACAAGAGAACAGGAGCACTTATCAGGCAACCCTTCATCGAAAAGGTTCCGCAGCAGCCATTCTTTACAACTGATCTCCTATACAAACTCGTAAAGGAGTGTGTGGCTATGCTCGACCACCTCTTCCCCAGTAACAATCTGTCAATTTCAGCAGAATGCGACGGACAAAATGGAGTGCCAAAGCCGGCATAA
- the LOC122004830 gene encoding glucan endo-1,3-beta-glucosidase-like codes for MPGTTTEKLVANINYACGSGLADCRAIQDGGPCYSTDIIKVANYAMNAYYYSAGHEDFNCYFDGSGRIVYDDPSYEGCVYP; via the exons ATGCCTGGAACGACAACAGAGAAACTCGTGGCGAACATCAACTATGCTTGCGGGAGCGGCTTAGCAGATTGTAGAGCGATACAGGATGGCGGCCCGTGCTACTCCACGGACATCATCAAAGTGGCAAACTACGCCATGAACGCCTATTACTACAGCGCCGGGCATGAGGACTTCAACTGCTACTTCGATGGTTCCGGCCGCATAGTCTACGACGACCCCA GTTACGAGGGCTGCGTATATCCTTAA